The sequence GGAGACGTTGGTCAACACAACGGAGGAGCTGGAGAGGCTCAGACGTGATCTTTCCATGGTGAACGACGCCAAGAAAGCTGCACTTGGCCATGCAGATGATGCAATGAAGATCGCTGAGGCCAATGCGGAGAAGGTGGAGATCCTCTCAAATGAAGCTGCTCGCTTGAAAGGCTTGCTTGATTCGAGTGCTGCCAGCGAAGAGAGTAAAAGCCGTGAAGCTGAGCTTCTTGTTAAGAATCTGAGGTCCGAGGTTTCATCTCTGAAAGGCAAACTTGAGAAGGCAATAGTCCTTGAAGAGAGGTTGGCTGAAGCAGAAAAAATCATTGAGGAGCTTAAATCAGAGATAGCTGATGCGCAGAAGGTCAAAGCTGACATCTGTCTGCAGTTAGAAGAATGGAAGGAGAAGTCAGGATCACTTGAGATGAAATTGGTGGGAGTTACTCTATCTGAGAAGTTAAAAAGTGACTCACTTGCCTCCACGACTGAAGAGCTGGACAAGGTCAAGTCGATATTGCAAGATAGAGAATTGGAAATTGATGTTCTTAAAGGAAAGATAACTGCCATGGAAATTGAGGTGGCAAGGCTTTTAGCGGATGTAACTGATTCAAATGAGCATCTGGATGCATCACAGCAAGAGGTGTTTGGGCTGCAGACTACAATAGATGTTCTGAGGAACAAGCTTGATGCTGCAGAACTAGCTGCCTCAGAGGCTTTGGACAATGAGAGGACTGCTATCACAAAGATTGAAGGCCTAGCTGAGGAGAAAATCAAACTCATTAGTGAGCTGGATGATGCTAGAgacagagaggagagagagaaaatgGCAATTGAGGATCTTACTGCTGCATTGGATAAGGCATCTTGTGAAGCACAGGAAGCACATGATAGGTTTCAGAAGAAAGAAGATGATTATGAACATGCTCTTGCGCAGATAGGTGATCTGAAGATGTCCGCGAAGACTATGGAAGAGTGTTATAGTGTAATGCTTGATGAGGCAAAACACGACATAACTGGCCTACGGGAAACTGTGGAGAAGCTAGAAGCTGAAGTGAGCAAGTGCAGAGAAGAATGTGAATGTAAGGAGCTTGACCTTATCACGGCTAGCAAGCAGTCTGAACAAGAAATTGCTGCTCTTAAAGAAGAAGCCCAGCATTTATCTGCATCACTGCAAGTTGCAGAGCACGAGCTTGAAGCAGTCAATGAAGAGAGAGAAAGGTTTCAGGAGAAACTGGCGTGCACAGAATCAGCAGTTGCTGAAGCCAACCACGCTGTGCAGGAGGCAAAGGCCGAGAAGGAGAGGCTTCAAGAGAAGCTTGCACACACGGAATCAGAGGTTGCTGTGGCCAACATGGCTGCACATGAATCTAAGATTGAGTTCGACAGGCTTCAAGAGAAACTTACATACACAGAGTTGGTGGTTGCTGAAGCCAACAAGGCTGTGCAGGAGGCAAAGGCTGAGAGTTCGCATCTGAAGGAGCGGTTACTTGACAAAGAGAATGCATTGCAGAGCATAACCCAGGAGAATGATGAATTCAGGATGCGAGAAGCTGACGCCATGAAGAAAATAGACGAGCTGTCTGCTCTGCTTGCTGAAGCCATGACAAAGAAGCATCCTGAGGAGGAAGAAAAGCTGGTGGTTGTTGATGAGGCACACAATTCTATGCGTGATGAAGTTATCTGTTCTGTTGCAGAAAATGGAGATACGGAAGAAACTGATGATAAAAAACCAAAGCTTGAAGTTGAAGCAGTCGATATGAAGTCCAATGGTCAATCCAAGCATGAAGAGAAAGATGACAGCAAGGTGGAACAAGAGGAACTGAAAACTGAGCTCAGCTTGCAAGAGAGCAAGAAAGTTAGCTTCGACAAGGACACATGGACAAAAAACAAAAAACAAGAAACTGAATCGCCCAATGATGAGTTAGGCTCGAAGAAGGTTAGCAGCAGCACCGAGAACGCAAGCAGGGCCATTATACCAGAGGATACGGCGACTAAAGTGTCAGCCTCTCCAACGAAACCACAGCATCAGAAAAAGAATaagcctctgctgaagaagtttgggagcttactgaaaaagaaaaacagcAAGTAGCCGAACAGTGACCGTACTATTAGTGTTGTTTTGGATTTCTTCTTATCCTTTTGTTTGACGAGGTGTTGTGCTTCCTATGCGTTTGATCCCAGTGCCTATATTTGTGGTGATTGGAGAAGTTTGTGGGTGTCGTGATTTTTTTCTCTCTCACTTTCTTAACTTGGGGCCTATATGGTGTTGGCTGCTATCTACACGTTTATGGCTGTGTAAATGGAGTTCCTCCTGATCAGAATGGATATTCGTTTCTGAAACTGTGCAGCTCCTTGATTGATTGTAGGTTAATGTGATGTAAGGCGCCCGTGACCTAACCTGGATATAATATTTATTAACTAGAGGACTTTGAGCATAGAATGTTATCTGCAATCCAGTTGATACCATAATGTTGAAGCTTGTGATTGCCTTTGCGAGTTGTAGCCTCCTAATCTGTTCTGGTTGCTTGCCATCGATCAGATCAGGTGCAGAAAAAGGTGCAGCAGGTGTGATTGGATTGGAATCCCTCGTTGGGGTTGGCCATCGCTTCTTACCACACTGACATCAGAGGGTTGGCCATCGCTTCTTGCTACACTGACAGCAGAGGAAGTATCATTTCATTTCTGCCAACACACAGGATTGTTTTAATCCACTCGAGGCTTCGTATATCTTGTCCGATGCATTATCCTCTTGTGCGTGTCCTGAGTCCTAACGGTACGGCACCGCTGTGTCGCTTATGGGTCCAACCACGTGCTGTTCCAAGCGCAAACGACATATGAATACCTCTGTTGGATGGTTTGAGTCGTCGACTTCGAATATGGGTGCTGCCTTGGGGGCGCAGCCGAATGTCATGCGGATGATATCGTGGTGGTCCCTCAACATGTTCTGAATTGAAGGCGGTGGGAAGCATCTGAGAGAGGCCATAATCCCAACACCATTTACGTGTAGAGAAAGCTCACGACTTTATACGAAGTTACCTATCCAAGCTGTTTGGTTCTCGTGTGGCTACCCTTTACATAGGGACAATAATAAGGATTAGTAagaaccttctgtgatttttgataCTTTGGTAAAAATACGGGTGCGTCATTAGGAGTTTGCATTCTCTACCACTCTTAAGCTTCTGCATTTACATTGCTTCCTTTGGTTCTGATTTACCTTACCTAGCTTAAATCATAGGCTAGTTAATAATATTGAAACCTAGGTTACATAAACTCCGTcttgtggtagagatagcaacacttagacaaaaccttgcTACACATCTTGTTTGATTATCTATATAGATTTTTAAGAGATTATTTATTGGTCTCGTCTAGAGTACAACAAAtaaaagtcctaattcaccccctcgtaTGCGTCCAATTTCCTTTCACTAAGGATTCTAAGAAAACAAGTATCTTTGTCTTATCCATAATCTAAGAATTTCAAATCAACGTAGTATGTAACCTATACTTAATAACTAACTAAACCTATACCTTTAATAGTAAGCATTATAAATAACAATACATAACCTACAGATAACACCAAAATGTAACCTATATTAAACCTAAACACAATAACAAATACTTTAATCTAATCACAAAACATATACACCAACATGCATACACACAAATTAAGAATAGAAACTAAACAAGTGTTTGTAAAAATATAACCGGTCAGTCTAAATAACTTCGCTTATACTAAAATCAAAATTGATTCACCTCATATCTATCTAGAAAACTAGGATTGCAAAATGCAACTAACATAGATCAAATCAACACGTACAAATTATGGAAGAGAGGAAGAATACTTTGTTCTAAAGATCAACAAATTGAATTCAAGCATTCGAGGTTGAATCGACAGAgaaggttgaaatgattaaggAGAGAGAAAGGAAGAGTGATGGGAAACAAATAAGGCATGTTGGACCAGGGGAATTGAGTGAAGACATTTTaagtaggggtgaaaacgggtcaGATATATCCGCTGGGTACCGGATATGGATAGTGTAAATACTGTTTTTTCAATACAGATTCGTGTATTTTTTATATTCGGGACGAATACGGGTAATACCTGGATAATGCAGCTTCAGATTCGGGTTGGATACAGAGCAAGgactacccggtaaatacccaGATATTCAGGTCGGATATGGGTACCCGGAATTTGGGTACCCATTTTTTAtttttctgcataatatagttataaaatcataacttttacatatgaaatcggatgaagataaagtttatataaaaattgtagagctcgacgagatctataactttgtagtacatcacaTTTTTGTCTAAACACATATTTAGGCCAAAATCATTGTAATCatgtccaaatttatatcaaattaatagaCTTTATCGACTTAAGGTTATCTCTATGTGGGAACTTAAGGTTATGTTTTtatagactatttattagtattggtatcttatttgcaaTTTTCAGTTGACGCTACAATATTTgatgaatttaattgtattttgattctATAAGATGCATGCGTTTCTTCTATTTCAaattcacttatttgtatgagttacatgtgaaatcactctaagtatccaagttttaaTATAATCAGTACTTTAATTTATCATTTCCATGTGAGGACTTGATTTATCTTCGTATAGAATCTTTATTAGTTTTTATAACTTATTTGCAGTTTttgagtgaaactagaatattttatgaatttaatttcaTTTTGATGTTTTCTATAGAAAActaataataatacacaaatagcctcagAAATCCATGAATTTTTATGGAGATACAAAATATATCCACATATATTTCTCAAAAATATTTGGAATATAAAATCCATAAGATGCTAGTGTTTCTTCCCTTCTATTCCCACTTATTGCGTgaattacacgtgaaatcactctatgTATCAAAGTTTCaatataatcaatacttcacttatcATTTTGATGTAGGGACTAGAGTTTATTTTCGAATAGAATTTTATTAGTTTTGGTAACTTTTTTTGCAATTTCTCGTCGAAACTAGTGTATTTTATGAATTTTattatattttgatgattttaatGCAGAAAGAAATTAATAGTGCACAAATAGCCTCGAAAATTAATGAAATTCTACGAAGGTACAACATATGACCACATATAGTCATAAAAATAATGGGAACATAAAATCCAATgtttcttctattttatttccacttattaaggagagagagaggaagagtgATGGGAAACAAATACGGCATGTCTGACTAGGGAATTGAGTGAAGACATTGGAGCTTAGCGTCGTATGTCGCTAAGGTCAACGTTAAAGTCTGTGGCATCAAACTCAACACCACAAATTATGGCACTGAACACGTCAGAACCACAACGACGTCCACGATATTTGTGATATAAATGTATAATACCTCGATAATATGACCTATGGCATGAGTCATGTAACCTTGATACCATATGTCACGATACGGCTCTAAGGCCAAAACTCGGTAACAGTCTCATCAataatattttcataaaaaattgaaaaaaacTAAAATTCAGAAATTTCGGTCGTTGCGCTGCTCTTTTTTTTCTTCGTGATCGGGCGCCTGCTCCTCCCTTTGTTGTGTCCCGCCCGTCGTCGTCCCGTGCGCTCTGTGACTTTCCGGACAGGGACCTCCCAACCTTCCGATCGGGGAAGCTGCTGCCGGAGACGTCGCTGCCGCGGTGCCGTGGAGGTAATGGCATGAGTAGTAACTAGTAAGTTCTCCCGCCGCCGAGGCAGGAGGCCCGTCTGGATATCTGATACCGATGGCGACGCGCAACCCGAATGAACCAACGGTGTAGCAATTGGCATCGCCAACCATCTTGTCCAAACTTGTTACGGTAGTAGACCAATAAAGGGAGTAGGTGTAGGTCGAAATATATTCTTCGCGGCATGTCGTACGTAGCACCGCGCCGTCTTGCTACAGGGTGTGCTGCGGCCACTGTTATTGTAAGACTATACATTGAATTTCAGCATTTATCTATAGTGCACATTGAAATGACACCAGGATATCTTTACGAGTGATTTCTCATGGATGAGCAGCAGAAAAAGGTACCGTTGCACAAAGCAGACTATCGTTTCCAAtggaaaatataaataaatgTAGATATGTGGTTTAGGGAAAGTTACcatcaacatcaacatctctacagctAGTTTAATTACCAAGGTCGAGAAATTGAATGCTTGCCATGtccctacatctaccattgagcatattactatttgcactagacgtagagatgttgatgttaatgctatgaatgatcaccttgctatgattaaataacaaaatgatcacataactaAGTTGAATGCAAAATTACCGAGCATGAGCTTGAAAATGAAaactttaaatttgctcgtattaTGCTATACAATGAGAGACGCCCTGTCATTAAGGATGGGATTGGATTCCAACCTGGAAGCCAAAACAACATCAAACTCAATGCCCGTAGAAACAAGATTTTCAACTTTATTAAGGACATGGCTCCCATGATAAGATAGAGAagactacattttatatcctgaaaactatcctgagcataagattagaaaaATTCACGCTAAAAAATCTCATCATGttgctcatcatgcttatatttatagaaatgaggcttctagttctaggcacaACTCATGTTAAGATGCCTACGAAAAGGATTGTTGATgcttcaaatgaacatagcatttcatttaagacctttgatgcatcctttgttattactaacaaatcaggcaaagtagttgccaaatatgttgtcggtaagcacaagagtccaaagacttgtgtttgggtatccaaggtgcttatttctaatgtaaaaggacccaagaccgtttgggtacctaaggacaCGGCCTAAatctgtgttgtaggtttatgcatccagtggaacaagttggataatcgacagcggatgcacaaaccacatgacaggggagaaaagaatgttctcctcatatgagaaaaaatgatgatccccaaagagcaatcaccttCGGAGAtgagaatcaaggtttggtcaaaggattgggtaaaattgctatatcacctgaccattccatttccaatgtattTTCTGTAGAATATTTAGGTTGCAACTTGCTTTCTgtgtctcaattatgcaaaatgggccataACTGTTTATTTATTGATGTTGatgttaccgtctttagaagaaatgatgattcactaGCCTTTAGGGGAGTGTtatatggtcagctatatttagttgatttcactgATAATAATGCTGAACTAGATacttgcctaattgctaagactaatatgggctggctctggcatcaccaacttgctcatgttgggatgcagaatcttcataagcttctaaaagggAACACATTTTATGTGACACCCAAAATCTTAACTTGTGATTTAAGGAAATCCTTTAGAGAAACAAATAATAACAAATATAATCATCAAAATAAATGACCGTGATAAATAATTAGACTTTAGAATTCACCCCTTTCTAAAGTGATTGGTCATAACAAAATAATGTTAGCTAAACCATATCTTGATTAAGATCTAGACATTTGAAAATGTTTTCTATCAAAAAAAGGAATCATAATTTAAAAATTGAATTCAAAATGAGAATATAAAACAGAAAATGAATAAAAGGAAAGGAATTTTAATTAAGTCCATTACCCTCTCCATaattaaataataggaagaaagatAAATAATATAAATGCAAATAGTGGGAGTAATATTCACAATAGGATGGTATTTAATATTTGGATATCTGAAATTTAAATGGTAGCACTCAAACACCAataatgtaataagtactctatcTATATTGTATACTTTGAACATCGATATGTAAATTAAGtattgtaatcctttccgctTTTACTCTGGTTTGTGTTGTAATGTCTGTGAAATGGGTTACTCGCTCTTGGGAATGACGAAGAAGATGCCAGgtcctgttaagttatttggtaCATATGCATAGCCATCTGAGGTCTTCGGAATAAGGACATgtacatgtgggcccaataaattTGGAGGTTCCTTCACAGAAATAGATTTGTCAAAAACAAAGGAAAAATGACAGTAATTAGCTAAACATTAATACTAATGCAAGACACAAGCAGAGTGTTTAAACTATAGAGTTACTAAACTTTTAGAAGTGATAACTGATATGCCCTGTTACATGTTTCAGTTCATAGGGAACAAACTAAGCCAGTAGGTTACATATTCTATTCTATATTATAAAGGCGGACGTAAAGCTCGTTTCTCAGATAGGCCACGTCATTCTTAATTCTCCAGCCCTTCGATCGCGCCTCGACGGTGCCACGAAGCCTCTCACCCAGCCTATTCGTTCGTCGACTTAACGCGAAGCTTCCATCCCCGACTAAATGCCACAACGTCGTCGCCCGCCATCCTCCCCTGCGCAACTTCGCGACCCTGTCCCCCCACCCTCCCTCCCGAGTCCCGACTGAGGCAGTGCTCGCCGAGCTGTCAGCCGCGCTGCGGCAACTGGGTGAGGGATGCCGAGGCAGTGGGGAAAGAGGGGCGCTGACGGAGTTGGAGAACCAGCGCGTCACAGAGGACGCGGATGCCATCGATGTCGAGGTCGCGGGGGTTGGGCAAAGGGTCAGGGAGTCAGTCAGGGAGCTCGAGGTGGCAAGGGCGTCAGAGGTCACGGCCATGGCGAGGCTCCGGGCCGCCGTCGAGGCCGCGAGCCCGCGACGCTGGCCAGGGCTGCCATGATGGCGCAGCAGACGTCTAGGAATGTGACGATCGTAATGGCCTGCTGCTCCTCCCGCTCCTCCTCCAGCTAGTGCGGCGTCTGGAAGCAGACTCCGCCGCGTTTGCCAATAGCTTGGTCCACACGCATGAGCTATTCGATGTTACGCCGCAGCGGATTGCCAATAACTTTTGTCCATACACGGGAGCTATTTGTTTGGTGATCTGCTGAGCAACCTGGTTCGCTAAAAATCCGTGAAGCTGCTACTCCAGATTTTTGAAACCTCTCTATTAGTATCATCGAGCAAAAAAAATAAAGTAAAATCATAGTTTATTCGGGACGTAGTAGTAGTACCccatgtgtcttgtattgaaatgTTGCTTTGTGAGGATCATCAAGCCGGATGTCGTAGTACCCCATGTTTGTGGTTTTTTTGGTTAAGCGGGATTTATGGGGATACATGATATTTCTATGCGATTCGAGTAGTGATGGCTTCAACATCTTGAATGATATGCAACTCACAATAATTTGCTTTGATGGTTGTTCCTATTGACGTGGTGGAAAAACCAGTTACCATTATGCCTACTGGTTTTATTATTGCTTGGATTATGTTCTTCTACATTATTGTTCATAGTTGTGTAAGGTTTTCATGAAGTGTATTAAATGAGAGAAGTGGTTACTAAGGTGATCTTTAGTTCcctggactaaagtttagtctgtgTCACATCGGATATTTGAATGTCAATTACGAGTACTAAATATAGACTTTATTAGGCAGCTACGATGAGCTGCCTTAAAAGCCCACTGCAACCATGAAACTCACATGACTCGATTTTTAGGTTCTCACCGGTTCAATTGTATTTTATATCTGTAGACATATGGAGCACATACTCGCGCGAAGCGCGACCAATTTACTAGTTTTAATAATTAGGAATATTTTTCTAGGAAAGAAATTGTGTTCTACCATTTTTCAGCAAGAACATGTAGCATGCCAGCATAACAAGAAATGACAAACAATAAGCACCAATGATCTCATTGGATATTTTATGATTTTCAAAAAAAAGGGTTCCATACAACCATGTCTAGACTTTTTGACAAGTAACATGACTAAAATAGCACATCGACAATGGACTAGATAATCCACAAGTATGCTTGTGAAGATAGCAGCACACCCAATGTCAGCGGCCATGACAACCACCAACTGTAGTATTCTTCCTAATAAACTAAAGTTATATATCATACAAGTATGCTTCATAATAAACTCTACAATTTAAACATACAAGCTAAAGCATATGATTGTTATAGTTATAATGTTGTCCCATATCGTTGGTTCAACAATTATCGTGTATCTTTTTTCATTCCAAGAAACTCCACTTTGGTTTCTTGCCTCCTTCAATATCTTGTATTTCCTTTTCAATTCCCTCTCCTTCTCCTAACTTTGCACCTTGTTGTTCATGCTTCTTGTGGAATTGAGAAACTATTTTATTCCAAGCACAAGGACTCCACCCATGTTGAGCCCTATATGGAGGCATGTTGTGTTCAAACTGCAAGTCAACAAGACTATTTTCTAATTCAACATTCCACACAGCTCTTTCAACACCACCTAAAATTGAAAATTGAGGCACATATAATAATATAAACTTCAACCATGAATAAATCGTGTAAAATATTTTATCAAATAATTTTGATATATTTACTACTGTTGGGGGGCTTCTTCtttgccgaaggtcctctaagcaaaaacaccttcagcaGGACGATATGCAAGCAGACATAACATGAAgctatatgccgaagctacaatccagggagcttcggcatgatgacacgccttgagacgaagggtggcaccgacttaaagaggaaaagaccgttcagtccatgataatttgtcatgtttataattagttatcaaggacataaatgtaatttcaaccgggctgcgtcccgtgcctataaataggtgaacagtaaccccgtactgttcacgctgattgatAATCATCTGCATGTCGctcttggatttttaccttctatcaagacaaaggtataaatgtaatcaaTATCACTAATGTTTGTTTATGATTACATAATTAGAACATAAACAATAATCTGAtgatttaatgtgattattccatgttcttttcatgtttcatatgtttatactttcattattatctattgagatgatgaaggtatgtccttcatgacctttgtctgaagatcattatatcccaagggagataatgcttcgaaggacgaaggtttttaaccattaacatttgtgttgccttgttcttaattcatagcatttgagaacaagcccccaacattggcgcccacctccggtgaactcacttccactgttgagacgatggcttcgttcaacaaccaagttgtagcacctttggtcatgaagctggtgctcccaatcacaggcggttcaagttcagagccacccaacaagaagcagaagaaggaagcgcagagaagagtgcagcatgttggggtgcaaggacccttcgtcagatccaagtggtcccacatcccaatcaccttctcccaagaggatcttcagctcaaagactatcctcacaacgatgctatggttatatcttatgtcatcaagggatttctggtccacaatgttttggttgacacaggcagtgcagcgaacattatatttgcaaaggctttcagacaaatgcaagaaccaaagaacaagattcatgatgctacacaccctctttgtggctttggaggaagacagattgtggcacttggcaaaattacaatgtcagttacctttggttacgtccacaacacaaggtctgagcaggttatctttgacattgttgatatggattacccatacaatgcaatcattggtcgagggccgcttaatgccttcgaagccatACTTCATCCAgcgtacctatgcatgaagataccttcggaacaagggcccattgttgtccatggaagtcaagaagctgccagatgggctgaagggagttggacaaattcaaaggcgatccataacatagatgaagcccaagcttgtcaacaatataagcacaaaagagagaaggctgcttcggcacatcagccgaagcctatgctcctatgtgaagatatagcagaccaaagggtactgctgggatctcagctatctgatgagcaagaaaagactctcctaagatttttgttcaacaacaaagatgtcttcgcttggatagccaatgatctttgtggtgtcaacagagatgtcattgaacattcacttaatgtggatccatctttcaggccaaggaagcaaagacttcgaAAGATGTCTAAGGATAAAGGTGAAGGTGCTCAGAACGAAGTAaggagacttctcagtgctggtgttatcagagaagtaacatatccagaatggctagccaacattgttatggtgaagaaggctaatgacaaatggagaatgtgtattgatttcacagatctcaacaaagcatgtccaaaggacgagttcccattaccaagaatagactcccttgtagatgcagcagcttcttcggagctcatgagtttattggactgctactcaggctatcatcagatttggatgaagaaggaagatgagcctaagactagcttcataactcacagtggtacttattgctaccttcaaatgcctgaggggctcaagaatgctggaggaagcttcagcagaatgacagccaaggtccttcactctcaaataggcaggaatgtgctgacttatgttgatgacatcatagtaaaaatcaCGAAgaaagagaatcatattgctgacttgcaagagacatttgccaatttcaggcaagctagtcttaaattaaatctagaaaagtgtgtttttggagtaaagaagggcaagttccttggttgtctggtatcaacgaagggaatcaaagctaacccaattaagatcgaagctatccttcggatggagccgccaaattcaaagaagggggctcaaagattggcaggaaggctggcatcgttaaatagatttatatcaagaccAGCAAAAAGTAATCTACCattttttgaaatactaaagtcagccgaagttttccaatggggtc is a genomic window of Zea mays cultivar B73 chromosome 5, Zm-B73-REFERENCE-NAM-5.0, whole genome shotgun sequence containing:
- the LOC100381608 gene encoding WEB family protein At5g16730, chloroplastic, which translates into the protein MLPSSRSRSGPNESPISRGRPSTASSNHRPSTPSSNHRPSTPSSNHRPSTPSSSHRPSTPGGTRRSSVGTPSTPRSRSNGAGPFKSEPNSPPSAAAQKPRLSFDRSPRSVDTKPVVERRVPKIGTTPEKQLRREAELQAQLESTHEDLKKAKDQLAFILGERDRLVGELNEAKRVADETHEKLQDALMAKRWAEEATEIEKFRADELEQAGIDEAQRREEEWQREIECVHGQHAADLETLVNTTEELERLRRDLSMVNDAKKAALGHADDAMKIAEANAEKVEILSNEAARLKGLLDSSAASEESKSREAELLVKNLRSEVSSLKGKLEKAIVLEERLAEAEKIIEELKSEIADAQKVKADICLQLEEWKEKSGSLEMKLVGVTLSEKLKSDSLASTTEELDKVKSILQDRELEIDVLKGKITAMEIEVARLLADVTDSNEHLDASQQEVFGLQTTIDVLRNKLDAAELAASEALDNERTAITKIEGLAEEKIKLISELDDARDREEREKMAIEDLTAALDKASCEAQEAHDRFQKKEDDYEHALAQIGDLKMSAKTMEECYSVMLDEAKHDITGLRETVEKLEAEVSKCREECECKELDLITASKQSEQEIAALKEEAQHLSASLQVAEHELEAVNEERERFQEKLACTESAVAEANHAVQEAKAEKERLQEKLAHTESEVAVANMAAHESKIEFDRLQEKLTYTELVVAEANKAVQEAKAESSHLKERLLDKENALQSITQENDEFRMREADAMKKIDELSALLAEAMTKKHPEEEEKLVVVDEAHNSMRDEVICSVAENGDTEETDDKKPKLEVEAVDMKSNGQSKHEEKDDSKVEQEELKTELSLQESKKVSFDKDTWTKNKKQETESPNDELGSKKVSSSTENASRAIIPEDTATKVSASPTKPQHQKKNKPLLKKFGSLLKKKNSK